One stretch of Lacrimispora sphenoides DNA includes these proteins:
- the nspC gene encoding carboxynorspermidine decarboxylase: protein MRIEELKTPCYVIDEGRLEKNLKILSQVKEKTGCRILLAQKAFSCFAEYPLIGKYLDGTTASGLYEARLGKEEMGLENHVFAPAYKEEDFKELVKICDHIVFNSFSQLEKYKNALEGVSAGIRINPQCSTQEDHEIYDPCAPGSRLGVSIDNFKEEWLPWISGLHFHTLCEQNSDDLKKTLDAVEEKFGKYLSGLSWLNMGGGHHITREDYDIGLLEACIKRMQEKYGLQIYLEPGEAVALNAGYLVTEVMDVVENGIKTLILDASAACHMPDVLEMPYRPPLKDSGEPGEKAFTYRLSSCTCLAGDVIGDYSFDREIKPGDKLYFMDMAIYSMVKNNTFNGMPLPDIAIIDQEGECRIIKRFGYEDFKNRLA, encoded by the coding sequence ATGAGGATCGAGGAGCTTAAAACCCCCTGTTATGTGATCGACGAGGGAAGACTGGAGAAAAATTTAAAAATCCTAAGCCAGGTAAAAGAAAAAACTGGGTGCAGGATCCTGTTGGCACAGAAGGCATTTTCCTGCTTTGCGGAGTACCCTCTTATCGGTAAATATCTTGACGGAACTACGGCAAGCGGGCTTTATGAAGCCAGGCTGGGCAAAGAGGAGATGGGGCTTGAAAACCACGTTTTTGCCCCCGCGTATAAGGAAGAGGACTTTAAAGAGCTGGTGAAGATCTGCGATCACATTGTATTTAACTCGTTTTCCCAGCTGGAGAAGTATAAAAATGCTTTAGAGGGGGTAAGTGCCGGTATCAGGATCAATCCTCAGTGCTCCACCCAGGAAGACCATGAAATTTATGACCCCTGTGCGCCCGGATCAAGGCTTGGCGTATCCATTGACAATTTTAAGGAGGAGTGGCTGCCCTGGATATCAGGGCTCCATTTCCACACTTTATGTGAGCAGAATTCAGATGATTTAAAAAAGACCCTGGATGCCGTGGAGGAAAAGTTCGGGAAGTATTTATCCGGACTCTCCTGGCTTAACATGGGCGGAGGACATCATATTACCAGAGAGGATTACGATATCGGGCTGCTGGAAGCCTGCATTAAGAGAATGCAGGAAAAGTATGGTCTTCAGATTTATCTGGAACCTGGAGAGGCAGTGGCACTTAATGCCGGATATCTGGTGACAGAGGTTATGGATGTGGTGGAAAACGGGATAAAGACTTTGATTCTTGATGCTTCCGCAGCCTGCCATATGCCTGATGTGCTGGAGATGCCGTACCGGCCGCCTTTAAAGGACAGCGGAGAACCGGGAGAAAAGGCTTTTACCTACCGGCTTTCTTCCTGCACCTGTCTGGCAGGGGACGTGATCGGTGACTATTCCTTTGACAGGGAAATAAAGCCTGGAGATAAGCTGTATTTTATGGATATGGCCATCTATTCCATGGTGAAGAACAACACCTTTAACGGGATGCCCCTTCCTGACATCGCTATCATAGATCAAGAGGGAGAATGTCGTATCATAAAACGGTTCGGCTATGAGGATTTTAAGAACAGGCTGGCCTAG